Part of the Longimicrobiaceae bacterium genome, GGGTGCAGGTGGGCGCCCCCCTCGCCGGGCTTCGCGGCGTGCTGACCGGCACGCCGGAGCGGGTGAGCCACGACGAGCCCGCGCGCGAATGAACGGCGCGCCCGCCGCGGACGCCACCCGCGCCACGCCCGACGCGCCGCATCCCCCGGAGGGACGCGGCAGCCGCATTCTCCTGCTGCTGGACCAGCCCGAGAACCGGTCGCTGCTGGCCGGAGAACTGTCGCGCGACTACGTGATGGTGCCCGTGGAGGACGACGACGCGCTGGACGGGGAGTTCGACCTCTGCGTCGTGGACGGCCGCGCGCTGGACCGCCTGTGGGAGCGGGTGCAGCGCCGGAAGGCCACCGAGCACCCGGCCTTTCTTCCCGTGCTGCTGGTGACCTCGCGGCCGGGGGTAAAGATGATCACCCGCCACGTGTGGCGCAGCGTCGACGAACTGATCGTGGCCCCCATCGAGCGCCCCGAGCTGCGGGCGCGGGTAGAGATCCTGCTGCGCGCGCGGACGCTGTCGCTGGAGCTGCGCCGCCGCGCCGACGAGGCCAGCGCGCTTGCACAGCGGCTGGAGCAGCGCGCGGCCGAGATGCAGGCGCAGTCCGAGGCGCTGGAGCGGCGCACGCTCGAGCTGCAGGCCACCACGGAAAAGCTGGAGGAGCGCACCGGCGCGGCCGAAGAGGCCAACCGCGTGAAGAGCCAGTTCCTTGCGACCATGAGCCACGAGCTGCGCACCCCGCTGAACGCCATCGCCGGCTACGTGCAGCTCCTGGAGATGGGGCTCCCGGGACCGGTCAACGCGGAGCAGCTCCGCTACCTGGCGCGGATCGACCGCGCGCAGGGGGTGCTGCTGGGACTCATCGACGACGTGCTCAGCTACGCCCGCCTGGAGGCCGGGAGGATCGACTACCGCTCCGAGCCGGTGCCCCTGGCGCCGCTCCTGGAGCGCCTGGAGGAGCTGGTCGCGCCGCAGCTCGGGGAGCGCGGCCTGACCTGGAGCTGCAGCACGTGCGGCCCTGACCTCGCCGCGCGCGGCGACGCCGAGCGCATCCTGCAGATCCTGCTGAACCTGGCGAGCAACGCCGTGAAGTTCACCGACCCCGGCGGCGAGGTGCGGGTGAGCGCCGGGGCGGAGGGGAAGACGGTGCAAGTGCGCGTGGCGGACACCGGGTGGGGCATCCCCCCGGAGCGCCTGCGGGAGGTGTTCGACCCCTTCGTGCAGGTGGACCGCAGCCGCGGGGAGGAGAGCCAGAAGGGGGTGGGGCTGGGGCTGGCGATCTCGCGGGGGATGGCCCGCGCCATGGGCGGCAGCCTGGACGTGGAGAGCACCCCGGGGGTGGGGAGCACCTTCACGCTGACGCTCCCCCGCGCGGACGCAGAAGAGTAGCTCCCGCGGGCTCCGTCCCGGAGAGGACCCGCAGGCACACCCGGAAGCCGCGCCCCACCGTCCCCGGAGGACGATGGGGCGCTTCCGTTGTCCCGTTCCCAAATTATGTGGCGCGAAAAATGCTATCAACGAATGACACGATAGACGCTCCCTCGCACCTCGCCCCGGCCGGGTGCCGCGGGGCCCTCCCTCCTCCTGTACACCCCGGCAGGAGGGGGAGCCCATCCTGCCGGGGCCGGTCCGAGGAGAGCACGTATGAGGCTGAAAGTTTCCAACCTGTGTGCGCTGGCCGTGGTGGCGGGCGCGCTCGGAGGGTGCGCGGACGGACCGCTGGAAGGAGGCGGAGCCGACGCCACGTCGCGCCGCACCGTCTCCGATCCCGTCCTCGGGGTGGAGCTGAGCTACCCGGAGCGGTGGAGCGTGGTCCGCGACCCGTACCTCTTCGACACGTACGGGCTCACGCTGGTGGAG contains:
- a CDS encoding ATP-binding protein, which translates into the protein MNGAPAADATRATPDAPHPPEGRGSRILLLLDQPENRSLLAGELSRDYVMVPVEDDDALDGEFDLCVVDGRALDRLWERVQRRKATEHPAFLPVLLVTSRPGVKMITRHVWRSVDELIVAPIERPELRARVEILLRARTLSLELRRRADEASALAQRLEQRAAEMQAQSEALERRTLELQATTEKLEERTGAAEEANRVKSQFLATMSHELRTPLNAIAGYVQLLEMGLPGPVNAEQLRYLARIDRAQGVLLGLIDDVLSYARLEAGRIDYRSEPVPLAPLLERLEELVAPQLGERGLTWSCSTCGPDLAARGDAERILQILLNLASNAVKFTDPGGEVRVSAGAEGKTVQVRVADTGWGIPPERLREVFDPFVQVDRSRGEESQKGVGLGLAISRGMARAMGGSLDVESTPGVGSTFTLTLPRADAEE